Proteins encoded within one genomic window of Saccharopolyspora pogona:
- the dnaG gene encoding DNA primase codes for MAGRIRESDIAEVRDRNRIDDLVADYVALRNAGGGAQKGLCPFHDEKTPSFNVRPSHGTFHCFGCGEGGDVIAFLMKIEHLSFVESVERLADRVGLQLQYEGGTPGPKRDRGTRARMVEAHRIAAEFYAEQLRSPEALKAREYLAKRGFDEAAAERFGCGFAPAGWDKLTKILLMKGFELDELIKCGLSKEGRRGPIDRFHRRLLWPLKDLSGDVVGFGARRIFDDDPIEAKYVNTSATPIFNKSQVLFGIDLAKRDIAKRRQAVVVEGYTDVMAMYLAGVPTAVASCGTAFGDDHISVLRRLMMDDDAFRGEVIFTFDGDEAGQKAALKAFDGEQQFAGQTYVAITPDGMDPCELREAKGDAAVRDLVARRRPLFEFAIRSLLTEYDLDSVDGRVAALKRTVPLVAQIKDPASRDGYAAKLAWWAGWNDENQVVRRVRQSSGAPTRPSRRRPRQDQSQQSLGMEIDLPKRPPRHDPRFLQREALKAALQVPALAGPLYDSLPEESFTEPAYAELHRALLAAGGTVSGLSGAAFVDAVSQQCASQVARHLLTELSVEQLENQSEEDPRYVAALIARLQERLVSRQIADIKSRVQRMSPLEDAEEYNALFGDMVALEGYRKALLDQAMGTL; via the coding sequence GTGGCAGGCAGGATCCGGGAAAGCGACATCGCCGAAGTGCGCGATCGCAACCGGATCGACGATCTGGTCGCCGACTACGTCGCCCTGCGCAACGCCGGCGGCGGCGCGCAGAAGGGCCTGTGCCCGTTCCACGACGAGAAGACGCCGTCGTTCAACGTCCGGCCCAGCCACGGCACCTTCCACTGCTTCGGCTGCGGCGAGGGCGGCGACGTCATCGCCTTCCTGATGAAGATCGAGCATCTCAGCTTCGTCGAGTCCGTCGAGCGGCTGGCCGACCGGGTTGGTCTCCAACTGCAGTACGAGGGCGGTACCCCGGGGCCGAAGCGGGATCGCGGCACGCGTGCCCGGATGGTCGAAGCGCACCGCATCGCCGCCGAGTTCTACGCCGAGCAGCTCCGCTCGCCGGAAGCGCTGAAGGCCCGGGAGTACCTGGCAAAGCGCGGTTTCGACGAGGCGGCGGCCGAGCGCTTCGGCTGCGGTTTCGCCCCGGCCGGTTGGGACAAGCTCACCAAGATCCTGCTGATGAAGGGCTTCGAGCTCGACGAGCTGATCAAGTGCGGCCTGTCCAAGGAGGGGCGCCGCGGCCCGATCGACCGGTTCCACCGGCGCCTGCTGTGGCCGTTGAAGGACCTCAGCGGCGACGTGGTCGGATTCGGCGCGCGGCGGATCTTCGACGACGACCCGATCGAGGCCAAGTACGTCAACACCTCGGCCACCCCGATCTTCAACAAGTCCCAGGTGCTCTTCGGCATCGACCTGGCCAAGCGGGATATCGCCAAGCGCCGCCAGGCGGTGGTGGTCGAGGGCTACACCGACGTGATGGCGATGTACCTGGCCGGAGTGCCGACGGCGGTGGCCTCCTGCGGCACGGCGTTTGGCGACGACCACATCTCCGTGCTGCGCCGCCTGATGATGGACGACGACGCGTTCCGCGGCGAGGTCATCTTCACCTTCGACGGCGACGAGGCCGGCCAGAAGGCGGCGCTGAAGGCGTTCGACGGCGAGCAGCAGTTCGCCGGCCAGACCTACGTGGCGATCACCCCGGACGGGATGGACCCGTGCGAGCTGCGCGAGGCCAAGGGCGACGCGGCGGTGCGCGACCTGGTCGCCCGCCGCCGGCCGCTGTTCGAGTTCGCCATCCGCAGCCTGCTCACCGAGTACGACCTGGACTCCGTCGACGGCCGGGTCGCGGCGCTGAAGCGCACGGTGCCGTTGGTCGCGCAGATCAAGGACCCGGCCAGCCGGGACGGCTACGCCGCCAAGCTGGCCTGGTGGGCGGGCTGGAACGACGAGAACCAGGTGGTCCGCAGGGTGCGGCAGAGCTCCGGCGCCCCCACCCGTCCGTCGCGGCGCCGCCCGCGGCAGGACCAGTCGCAGCAGTCGCTGGGCATGGAGATCGACCTGCCGAAGCGCCCGCCCCGCCACGACCCGCGCTTCCTGCAGCGGGAGGCGTTGAAGGCGGCGCTGCAGGTGCCTGCGCTGGCGGGCCCGCTGTACGACTCGCTGCCCGAGGAGTCGTTCACCGAGCCCGCTTACGCCGAGCTACACCGGGCGCTGCTGGCAGCGGGAGGCACCGTGTCCGGCCTGTCCGGCGCGGCGTTCGTGGATGCGGTGTCGCAGCAGTGCGCGAGCCAGGTCGCGCGGCACCTGCTCACCGAGCTCTCAGTGGAGCAGTTGGAGAACCAGTCAGAGGAGGACCCGCGCTACGTCGCGGCCTTGATCGCCCGGTTGCAGGAGCGGCTGGTCAGCAGGCAGATCGCGGACATCAAGTCCAGGGTGCAGCGGATGTCGCCGCTGGAGGACGCTGAGGAGTACAACGCGCTGTTCGGCGACATGGTGGCGTTGGAGGGCTACCGCAAGGCGCTGCTGGACCAGGCGATGGGGACGCTGTGA
- a CDS encoding sigma-70 family RNA polymerase sigma factor produces the protein MPATNATLAAEFDQHRSRLIGIGYRLTGRLADAEDAVQDAWLRLASTDRESIRELGGWLTTVVSRLCLDQMRSAAVRREQYVGPWLPEPLVTSLDEDPGDIVAGRDDLRMAALRVLHELPPDQRLAFVLHDAFDVPFAEIAEVLRCSVAAARQYASRARRAMADAEPPERVPLPEQQRAMEDFITAVASKDINAITRVLHPAVAVYGDSDGKARTARRPVVGVDKVARFIVGLMAKYGDGLVENIRPVLVNGDLGVVFSGSEDGKAAPRVFSMAVRDGRPAQIFDIVNPDKLTRVPW, from the coding sequence GTGCCCGCCACGAACGCCACCCTCGCCGCAGAATTCGACCAGCACCGCAGCCGGTTGATCGGCATCGGCTACCGGCTCACCGGCCGCCTCGCCGACGCCGAGGACGCAGTCCAGGACGCCTGGCTACGGCTGGCGTCGACCGACCGCGAGAGCATCCGCGAGCTGGGCGGCTGGCTGACCACCGTGGTCAGCCGGCTGTGCCTGGACCAGATGCGTTCGGCCGCCGTCCGACGCGAGCAGTACGTCGGTCCGTGGCTGCCGGAACCGCTGGTGACCTCGCTCGACGAGGATCCGGGTGACATCGTCGCGGGCCGCGACGACCTGCGGATGGCCGCGCTGCGGGTGCTGCACGAACTGCCCCCGGACCAGCGGTTGGCGTTCGTGCTGCACGACGCGTTCGACGTGCCGTTCGCCGAGATCGCCGAGGTGTTGAGGTGCAGCGTGGCGGCGGCGCGGCAGTACGCGTCACGGGCGCGGCGGGCGATGGCCGACGCGGAACCGCCGGAGCGGGTGCCGCTGCCCGAGCAGCAGCGGGCGATGGAGGACTTCATCACCGCGGTGGCATCGAAGGACATCAACGCGATCACCCGCGTGCTGCACCCGGCGGTCGCGGTCTACGGCGACAGCGACGGCAAGGCCCGCACCGCGCGCCGTCCGGTGGTGGGCGTCGACAAGGTCGCCCGGTTCATCGTGGGGCTAATGGCGAAGTACGGCGACGGGCTGGTCGAGAACATCCGGCCGGTGCTGGTCAACGGCGATCTGGGGGTCGTGTTCAGCGGCTCCGAGGACGGCAAGGCGGCGCCCCGCGTGTTCAGCATGGCGGTGCGCGACGGCCGCCCGGCGCAGATCTTCGACATCGTCAACCCGGACAAGCTCACCCGCGTCCCCTGGTGA
- a CDS encoding serpin family protein, whose amino-acid sequence MSEHLDFSLSLHRRLAPPVDTPFCWSPYSVASALGLAATATSGQTRDELVSALRDDPAGLLKLLTGAAELSAGGAAEPPVLAVANTLWTHARLPVEQSYLSALEDWPGSAVRNAPFRAAPEEARQLINADVAETTRELIPELLPAGSVDPETVAALVNALYLKVSWREAFDEKATGRRPFHAPAGDREVQTMHATRRLGYAAAEGWQVVSLPAAGGVEAVVLLPDVDLAASEPDLDAARLGTLLATVGQQRVELFLPKFDVTGDAELSSPLGALGVRALFTPAADFSPLTDQPLRVSMIMHQSVLEVDESGLEGAAATAMMMRLTAIVREPDPIRVEVDRPFLFLVRHQTTGALYFLARVTDPS is encoded by the coding sequence GTGAGCGAACACCTCGACTTCAGCCTGTCCCTCCACCGGCGGCTCGCTCCGCCGGTGGACACCCCGTTCTGCTGGTCGCCGTACTCGGTGGCCAGCGCACTCGGCCTGGCCGCGACCGCGACCAGCGGTCAGACCAGGGACGAGCTGGTCTCCGCGCTGCGGGACGACCCGGCCGGGCTGCTGAAACTGCTCACCGGCGCCGCCGAACTCTCCGCCGGTGGAGCCGCCGAGCCGCCCGTGCTGGCGGTGGCGAACACGCTGTGGACGCACGCGCGTCTCCCGGTCGAGCAGTCCTACCTGTCCGCGCTGGAGGACTGGCCCGGCAGCGCGGTGCGCAACGCGCCGTTCCGGGCGGCCCCGGAGGAGGCCCGGCAGCTGATCAACGCGGACGTCGCGGAGACGACGCGTGAACTGATCCCCGAGCTGCTGCCCGCCGGTTCGGTCGACCCAGAAACGGTCGCGGCCCTGGTCAACGCCCTCTACCTGAAGGTTTCGTGGCGGGAGGCGTTCGACGAGAAAGCCACCGGTCGGCGGCCGTTCCACGCCCCGGCCGGCGACCGCGAAGTTCAGACCATGCACGCTACCCGCCGCCTCGGCTACGCCGCAGCGGAAGGTTGGCAGGTCGTCAGCCTGCCCGCAGCAGGCGGTGTCGAGGCCGTGGTGCTGCTGCCGGACGTCGACCTGGCGGCGTCCGAACCGGATCTCGACGCGGCGCGGCTGGGCACGCTGCTGGCCACCGTCGGGCAGCAGCGGGTGGAGCTGTTCCTGCCGAAGTTCGACGTCACCGGCGATGCCGAGCTGAGCAGCCCGCTCGGCGCGCTCGGGGTGCGCGCGCTGTTCACCCCAGCGGCGGATTTCTCGCCGCTGACAGATCAGCCGCTGCGGGTTTCGATGATCATGCACCAGTCGGTGCTGGAAGTGGACGAGAGCGGCCTCGAAGGCGCGGCGGCGACGGCGATGATGATGCGGCTGACCGCGATCGTCCGGGAGCCGGACCCGATCCGCGTCGAAGTGGACCGACCGTTCCTATTCCTGGTGCGCCACCAGACCACCGGAGCCCTCTACTTCCTGGCCCGAGTCACCGACCCCAGCTGA